Proteins co-encoded in one Bremerella sp. TYQ1 genomic window:
- a CDS encoding prepilin-type N-terminal cleavage/methylation domain-containing protein, with amino-acid sequence MKQFHLPTRSVTFRQLQAERYRRAFTLLELLLVLAILVVLFGMGMPALFSSLQGHRLTISAEKVQTEFMRARVDAMESGRIRMFRFQQETGNFTVAPFVRSSDELENNFAGTSQGIGVSSVVLESAEQETLNEMLEEGVVFAGDNVEADMRSYSLEQEQGTDMDISGWSRPILFYPDGTASDATVYLRGEGGTLTSVKLRGLTGIARIQDPNLDNGGVD; translated from the coding sequence ATGAAGCAGTTCCATTTACCAACACGATCGGTGACGTTCCGACAGCTTCAAGCTGAACGGTATCGCCGCGCGTTTACACTCTTGGAACTCTTGCTTGTACTCGCCATCCTGGTCGTTTTGTTTGGCATGGGCATGCCAGCATTGTTCAGTTCGCTGCAAGGACATCGATTAACCATCTCGGCTGAAAAAGTGCAAACCGAGTTCATGCGAGCTCGCGTCGATGCCATGGAGTCTGGCCGTATTCGCATGTTCCGTTTTCAACAAGAGACCGGCAACTTCACGGTTGCCCCTTTCGTTCGCAGCAGCGACGAGTTGGAAAACAACTTCGCCGGCACAAGCCAAGGAATCGGTGTATCGAGCGTTGTACTCGAGTCAGCCGAACAGGAAACGCTGAACGAGATGCTCGAGGAAGGGGTTGTCTTCGCCGGCGACAATGTCGAAGCCGATATGCGAAGCTATTCCCTTGAACAAGAGCAAGGCACCGACATGGATATTTCCGGCTGGTCACGTCCTATCTTGTTTTATCCTGATGGCACCGCTTCGGATGCCACCGTGTATTTGCGTGGCGAAGGAGGAACACTGACTTCGGTAAAGCTTCGCGGTCTGACAGGAATTGCTCGGATTCAAGACCCCAACTTGGACAATGGAGGTGTCGACTAA
- the gspG gene encoding type II secretion system major pseudopilin GspG, producing MSHLKRRRRSVAGFTLIEVLLVLVILVVLGSLVGVSIFNIQGQALEKAAKTQVENIEGAIKFYKLNMNKAPESLDNLLTQPSDDKGNKWKGPYLEEESIPLDPWENEYQYEVNGANFKIWSMGPDGASGTEDDITG from the coding sequence ATGTCCCACCTGAAACGACGCCGCCGGTCGGTCGCCGGCTTTACGCTTATCGAAGTTTTGCTTGTGCTCGTGATCCTTGTGGTCCTGGGTTCGTTGGTCGGCGTCTCGATCTTTAATATCCAAGGTCAAGCCCTCGAAAAGGCTGCCAAGACTCAAGTCGAGAACATCGAAGGAGCCATCAAGTTCTACAAGCTGAACATGAACAAAGCTCCTGAATCGCTGGACAACTTGCTCACCCAGCCTTCCGACGATAAAGGCAACAAGTGGAAAGGCCCTTACTTGGAAGAAGAATCCATTCCACTCGATCCATGGGAAAACGAGTACCAGTACGAAGTGAACGGGGCCAACTTCAAGATTTGGTCGATGGGACCAGACGGGGCCAGCGGGACCGAAGACGACATTACCGGCTAG
- a CDS encoding type II secretion system F family protein, with the protein MPDFAYVARNLQGQKVSGKLTAQTEGEVINSLNAKSLFPIEVKQEKQGARFQFGGKKVSPQQAATFYSQLASLVRSGVPLMRSLNVLYDQASNQALKSVLEDVRGRVEEGEPLDTAMARHPRAFSDMAINMVRAGAEGGFLEDALERVASFTEEQEDLKGRTISALAYPIFLAVVGSAILTFLLVFFVPSFEEMFARLRERGQLPAITDWLLWFSGTLNSYGLFILIGLIGLFAYLRTIFKTESGKRRFDYFKIKVPLLGSILLDLSVARFCRVLGTMLKNGVPILRALEISRQAAGNRILAEAIEDASENISSGESLAAPLSSSGYFPKTVVEMISVAEESNSLDRVLVEIADNLERRTTRRLDLAVRLLEPLMLLVMAFIVLIVVIALLLPVFRMSSSL; encoded by the coding sequence ATGCCAGACTTCGCATACGTCGCACGAAACCTGCAGGGCCAAAAGGTCTCGGGCAAGCTGACTGCGCAGACCGAAGGCGAAGTCATCAATTCGCTCAATGCGAAGTCGCTTTTCCCGATTGAAGTTAAACAGGAAAAGCAAGGGGCTCGGTTTCAGTTTGGTGGCAAGAAGGTAAGCCCTCAGCAAGCAGCAACGTTTTATTCGCAGTTGGCCTCGCTCGTGCGTAGCGGTGTCCCTTTGATGCGATCGTTAAACGTGCTATACGACCAGGCCTCGAATCAGGCTTTGAAAAGCGTCTTGGAAGATGTCCGAGGCCGTGTCGAAGAAGGCGAACCGTTAGACACCGCCATGGCTCGTCATCCTCGAGCTTTCAGCGACATGGCCATCAACATGGTTCGAGCCGGCGCCGAAGGTGGCTTCCTGGAAGATGCCTTGGAACGTGTTGCTTCCTTTACCGAAGAACAAGAAGACCTCAAAGGCCGCACCATCAGCGCCCTGGCCTATCCGATCTTCCTGGCCGTTGTGGGCTCCGCAATTCTGACGTTCCTACTCGTCTTCTTCGTTCCCAGCTTCGAAGAGATGTTTGCCCGCTTGCGAGAACGTGGCCAATTGCCGGCGATTACCGACTGGTTGTTGTGGTTTAGCGGAACTTTGAACAGCTACGGGTTGTTTATTCTGATAGGGCTTATCGGCCTGTTTGCCTATTTGCGAACGATATTTAAAACGGAATCAGGCAAACGTCGCTTTGATTACTTCAAGATTAAAGTCCCGCTGCTTGGATCGATCTTGCTCGACTTGTCTGTCGCACGTTTTTGTCGTGTGCTCGGGACAATGCTAAAGAACGGGGTCCCAATCCTTCGAGCCTTAGAGATCAGCCGCCAGGCAGCCGGGAATCGAATTTTGGCGGAAGCCATTGAGGACGCATCCGAGAATATTTCCTCGGGTGAATCACTGGCAGCTCCTCTTAGCTCTTCCGGATATTTCCCCAAGACAGTCGTCGAAATGATTAGCGTGGCCGAAGAGTCGAACTCTTTGGACCGCGTGTTGGTCGAAATTGCCGACAACTTGGAACGTAGAACGACTCGCCGACTCGACTTGGCGGTTCGCTTGCTCGAGCCGCTCATGCTGCTCGTCATGGCATTCATCGTGCTTATCGTGGTGATTGCCCTGCTTTTGCCGGTGTTCCGAATGAGCAGCTCGCTTTAA
- a CDS encoding GspE/PulE family protein — protein MVDAGEILLSCGLLTPEQADIVRNEQETSADFIPTAVQLSFVEEDEALKALATAVGLDFIDLNHTEIDTALIKSIPQRLIYRQSLLPVRRENGSIVVATSDPFDLYPLDEVASATGLSVVPVLAGRTEIAKLIKANLGVGGETVEGMLARKEEEEAGVELLEDLDDDGELAEIEQEASVIRLVNEILLEAIESRASDVHIESQSNNTVVIRYRIDGMLHSQPVPPEINYFQAAIISRLKIMSRLNIAEKRLPQDGRMKLKVRGREIDVRVSVIPMIHGESIVMRILDKGSLTFDLQKLGMDTDVYSQFQKVIRQPHGIILVTGPTGSGKTTTLYSSLLEIRDEATKIITTEDPVEYQLDGINQIQVHSKIGLTFSASLRSILRHDPDVVLVGEIRDLETAENAIQASLTGHLVFSTLHTNDAAGAFARMVDMGVEPFLIASTVEGVMAQRLVRRLCPECKAPHGVHRADLPDDFPWDDLMQQDETRLFHPTGCRKCRGVGYTGRMGIYEFLASSEDLRQMVHDNVSSWEIKQAAIKQGMSTLRQYGWRKVLSGQTSVEEILRVTKSDNLRGN, from the coding sequence CGTAGGGCTCGATTTCATCGATTTGAATCACACCGAAATCGATACGGCTCTGATCAAGTCGATTCCCCAGCGGTTGATCTACCGCCAGTCGCTTTTGCCGGTTCGGCGGGAAAATGGCAGTATCGTCGTTGCCACGAGCGATCCGTTCGATCTGTATCCGTTGGATGAAGTCGCCTCGGCAACTGGGTTGAGCGTGGTGCCTGTCTTAGCGGGCCGAACCGAAATTGCCAAGCTGATCAAAGCCAATCTCGGCGTCGGTGGCGAAACCGTCGAAGGGATGCTGGCTCGAAAAGAGGAAGAAGAAGCCGGCGTCGAACTGCTGGAAGATCTGGACGACGACGGCGAACTTGCCGAGATCGAACAAGAGGCCTCGGTCATTCGCCTGGTGAATGAAATCTTGCTCGAAGCGATTGAATCGCGAGCGAGTGACGTCCACATCGAATCTCAATCCAACAACACCGTCGTGATTCGATACCGAATCGACGGCATGCTTCATTCACAACCGGTCCCGCCGGAAATCAACTACTTTCAGGCGGCCATCATTAGCCGTTTGAAGATTATGTCGCGACTGAATATCGCGGAAAAGCGACTTCCTCAGGATGGTCGCATGAAGCTGAAAGTCCGTGGCCGCGAGATCGACGTCCGTGTTTCGGTAATCCCAATGATCCATGGCGAGAGCATCGTCATGCGTATTCTGGACAAAGGTTCGCTAACGTTTGATTTGCAAAAACTGGGGATGGACACCGACGTTTATTCCCAGTTCCAAAAAGTCATCCGCCAGCCTCACGGGATTATCCTTGTCACCGGACCGACCGGTTCTGGTAAGACGACAACGCTTTACAGTTCGCTACTCGAAATTCGTGACGAAGCCACCAAGATCATCACGACGGAAGACCCTGTCGAATATCAGCTGGACGGGATCAACCAGATTCAAGTCCACTCGAAGATCGGCCTGACGTTTAGTGCTTCGCTGCGTAGCATCTTGCGTCATGACCCTGACGTTGTGCTCGTGGGTGAAATTCGTGACTTGGAAACTGCCGAAAACGCGATCCAGGCTTCGCTTACCGGCCACTTGGTGTTTAGCACGCTTCACACCAACGATGCCGCAGGTGCGTTTGCTCGTATGGTCGACATGGGGGTCGAACCGTTTCTGATTGCTTCGACCGTCGAAGGGGTGATGGCCCAACGTCTTGTTCGACGTTTGTGTCCTGAATGCAAAGCCCCTCACGGGGTACATCGAGCCGATCTGCCGGACGACTTCCCGTGGGACGATTTGATGCAACAGGACGAAACGCGTCTGTTCCACCCGACTGGGTGTCGTAAATGCAGAGGCGTGGGCTACACCGGTCGAATGGGTATCTACGAGTTCCTCGCATCGTCGGAAGATCTCCGCCAAATGGTGCACGACAACGTCAGTAGCTGGGAAATCAAGCAAGCCGCCATCAAGCAAGGGATGTCAACTTTGCGTCAATATGGCTGGCGTAAGGTTCTTTCCGGACAAACGTCTGTGGAAGAAATTCTTCGTGTCACTAAGAGTGATAATCTTCGCGGAAATTAG